One window of the Acidimicrobiia bacterium genome contains the following:
- a CDS encoding ATP-dependent helicase: MLAATAEELNRAQRSVVEHGDGALLVVAGAGTGKTKTLAARVATLLRRGVPPERILLLTFTRRAAAEMLRRAARSADPASAQRVWGGTFHAVGHRILRVHGAAVGLGSEFSVLDPGDAADLMGLVRSERSAAHGSGRFPRQDTLLAIYSRVANMQRPLREVLERTFPWCAGDAATIGQVFNEYVERKRAQQLLDFDDLLLFWAAAVAHSSVGPVLRQLFDHVLVDEYQDTNALQAGIVRAMARDAHGVMVVGDDAQAIYSFRAATVQNILAFPSQYPGASVIALEENYRSTPSVLAVANAVIAAASARFDKQLWSRRPDARRPRLVTCADEQAQAAAVVDTVLAHYEEGIGLRNQAVLFRAAHHSAVVELELGRRNVPFVKYGGLRFLEAAHIKDLLALLRVLDNPYDELAWFRALRLADGVGPGHARRLLATLGVRPHSDDAATAAERLRRAAPRAPKSAQGELAALADGLTACADGDPEPTLQIRALRPALDPLLRRRYERAEARLRDLEELEHLAAAYRTRSQLVAELTLDPPAATGDLAGPPALDEDYLVLSTVHSAKGGEWDAVHIIHAADGMFPSDLATRDPDEIEEERRLFYVALTRARDHLHVYFPLRYFHRRSGVDDAHHYAQLTRFLPSEARRLFDCAEHGPRPAPSDVAPGQGAPVGLDVDAALRSLWR, from the coding sequence GTGCTCGCCGCCACCGCCGAGGAGCTGAACCGGGCGCAGCGCTCGGTGGTCGAGCACGGCGACGGAGCCCTGCTCGTCGTGGCCGGAGCCGGCACCGGCAAGACCAAGACCCTGGCGGCCCGGGTCGCCACCCTCTTGCGTCGCGGGGTCCCGCCGGAGCGGATCTTGTTGCTCACGTTCACGCGCCGCGCCGCCGCCGAGATGCTGCGCCGCGCCGCCCGCTCCGCCGACCCGGCCTCGGCCCAGCGGGTGTGGGGCGGGACGTTCCACGCCGTCGGGCACCGGATCCTGCGCGTGCACGGCGCCGCGGTCGGTCTCGGCTCCGAGTTCAGCGTGCTGGATCCGGGCGACGCCGCCGATCTCATGGGGCTCGTGCGCAGCGAGCGCAGCGCGGCCCACGGCTCGGGGCGGTTCCCGCGCCAGGACACGCTCCTGGCGATCTACTCGCGGGTCGCCAACATGCAGCGGCCACTGCGCGAGGTGCTCGAGCGGACGTTCCCGTGGTGCGCCGGCGACGCGGCGACGATCGGGCAGGTCTTCAACGAGTACGTCGAGCGGAAGCGGGCGCAGCAGCTCCTCGACTTCGACGACCTGCTGCTGTTCTGGGCCGCGGCCGTGGCCCACTCGAGCGTCGGGCCCGTCCTCCGCCAGCTCTTCGACCACGTGCTCGTCGACGAGTACCAGGACACGAACGCCCTCCAGGCGGGCATCGTCCGAGCCATGGCGCGCGATGCCCATGGCGTGATGGTCGTCGGCGACGATGCGCAAGCGATCTATTCGTTTCGCGCCGCGACGGTGCAGAACATCCTGGCCTTCCCGAGCCAATACCCGGGCGCGTCGGTCATCGCCTTGGAAGAGAACTATCGCTCCACCCCGTCGGTGCTCGCGGTCGCCAACGCCGTGATCGCGGCAGCGTCAGCGCGCTTCGACAAGCAGCTGTGGTCGCGTCGACCCGACGCGCGCCGGCCTCGACTCGTCACGTGCGCCGACGAGCAGGCGCAGGCTGCCGCGGTGGTCGACACGGTCCTGGCGCACTACGAGGAGGGGATCGGGCTCCGGAACCAGGCGGTGCTGTTCCGCGCCGCCCACCACAGCGCCGTCGTCGAGCTCGAGCTCGGCCGTCGAAACGTCCCGTTCGTCAAGTACGGCGGTCTCCGCTTCCTCGAGGCGGCGCACATCAAGGACCTGCTGGCGCTCCTCCGTGTCCTGGACAACCCGTACGACGAGCTGGCGTGGTTCCGGGCCCTGCGCCTCGCCGACGGGGTCGGGCCCGGCCACGCCCGGCGCCTGCTCGCGACCCTCGGCGTCCGTCCCCACTCGGACGACGCGGCGACGGCGGCCGAACGTCTCCGGCGGGCGGCCCCGCGCGCGCCGAAGTCGGCGCAGGGGGAGCTCGCGGCCCTCGCCGACGGGTTGACCGCCTGCGCCGACGGCGACCCGGAGCCGACCCTGCAGATCCGGGCGCTCCGACCCGCGCTCGACCCGCTCCTTCGGCGTCGGTACGAGCGCGCCGAGGCCCGCCTGCGCGACCTCGAGGAGCTCGAGCACCTCGCCGCCGCGTATCGGACGCGGAGCCAGCTCGTGGCGGAGCTGACCCTCGACCCGCCCGCCGCGACCGGCGACCTGGCCGGGCCGCCGGCCCTCGACGAGGACTACCTCGTGCTGTCGACGGTGCACTCGGCCAAGGGCGGCGAGTGGGACGCCGTGCACATCATCCACGCTGCCGACGGCATGTTCCCGTCCGACCTGGCCACTCGAGACCCGGACGAGATCGAAGAGGAGCGGCGGCTGTTCTACGTCGCACTGACACGGGCCCGCGACCACCTCCACGTCTACTTCCCGCTGCGCTACTTCCACCGTCGATCCGGCGTCGACGACGCGCACCACTACGCGCAGCTCACGCGGTTCCTGCCGAGCGAGGCCCGTCGGCTCTTCGACTGCGCAGAGCACGGGCCGCGGCCGGCCCCGAGCGACGTCGCTCCCGGCCAGGGCGCGCCGGTCGGCCTCGACGTCGACGCCGCGCTCCGCTCGCTCTGGCGCTAG
- a CDS encoding aldolase/citrate lyase family protein: protein MLFVRGDQSAALSSAVSSGADSIVIDLEEPRTPFPEPAREEARVVARGFLDQLPGDGRRPAVFARVQPPATGQTLKDLRAVVGPSLTGVLVPKVHGPADIHAADALLTCMEVEHELALGSIAIYPVLETASAIRCAYDIAVASPRVAYMGGAVSRFGDIHQALGYRWTPEGRETLFLRSKVLVDARAAGIRYPISGMWGGGREDLAGLRAWATQLRDLGYYGMMLGDAVHVPLVHEIFTPTDAEIAYWQDLDRLARDAEADGGGPITYGDPGQGEGHVVHIAHVGSARQNLRWARELGVAP from the coding sequence GTGTTGTTCGTCCGCGGCGACCAGTCGGCGGCGCTGTCGAGCGCCGTGTCGTCGGGGGCCGACTCGATCGTCATCGACCTCGAGGAGCCGCGGACCCCGTTCCCCGAGCCCGCCCGCGAGGAGGCCCGCGTGGTGGCGCGCGGCTTCCTCGACCAGCTCCCCGGCGACGGCCGCCGGCCGGCGGTGTTCGCCCGCGTCCAGCCGCCGGCGACCGGCCAGACCCTCAAGGACCTGCGGGCCGTCGTGGGCCCGTCGCTCACCGGGGTCCTGGTCCCGAAGGTCCACGGCCCGGCCGACATCCACGCCGCCGACGCCCTCCTGACCTGCATGGAGGTCGAGCACGAGCTCGCGCTCGGCTCGATCGCGATCTACCCGGTCCTCGAGACCGCGTCGGCGATCCGCTGCGCCTACGACATCGCCGTCGCCTCCCCACGGGTCGCGTACATGGGAGGAGCCGTGTCGCGTTTCGGGGACATCCATCAGGCGCTCGGCTACCGGTGGACACCGGAGGGGCGCGAGACCCTCTTCCTCCGCTCGAAGGTCCTCGTCGACGCGCGCGCGGCCGGGATCCGCTACCCGATCAGCGGGATGTGGGGTGGCGGGCGCGAGGACCTGGCCGGCCTCCGGGCCTGGGCGACCCAGCTGCGCGACCTCGGCTACTACGGGATGATGCTCGGCGACGCGGTGCACGTCCCGCTCGTGCACGAGATCTTCACCCCCACCGACGCCGAGATCGCTTACTGGCAGGACCTCGACCGTCTGGCCCGCGACGCGGAGGCGGACGGTGGCGGCCCCATCACCTACGGCGACCCCGGCCAGGGCGAGGGCCATGTCGTCCACATCGCCCACGTGGGCTCGGCCCGCCAGAACCTGCGCTGGGCCCGAGAGCTGGGGGTGGCGCCCTGA
- a CDS encoding RtcB family protein — MEVLDGDGLPIYTWAPRLEAGALAQARHCSSLSVAYHHVAVMADGHQGYGVPIGAVLALDDAVAPYAVGNDIGCGVAAVPTTVGRAALLAVDPRADRSARDTVMRSIQGSVPAGAAAHRDPGRHDDVEHLLESAFEALDDAAAASKLRLTRSAASDAGGRDLTRSAFFDRGRAQAGTLGSGNHFIELLADPEERVWIMLHSGSRGIGSLVCANFHRMARAACLQAGVALADPGLAFLPVGAGDDRWARVGHAYERALGAALRYAERNRQRMLEVVAAILERRFPRSVRWDEAINIHHNDATRERHFGREVWVHRKGAVKAAAGDPTIIPGSMGTGSYLGRGLGNPDSFASCSHGAGRSLSRGQARRQLSLRDELGRVAAAGGKVFTAYEEGVLDEMPSAYKDLDAVMAAQADLVEPVQRLTPLATYKGADPPRRGAGRTRRR; from the coding sequence GTGGAGGTCCTCGATGGTGACGGCCTGCCGATCTACACCTGGGCGCCCCGGCTGGAGGCGGGCGCCCTCGCCCAGGCCCGGCACTGCTCGTCCCTGTCGGTCGCCTACCACCACGTCGCGGTCATGGCGGACGGACACCAGGGCTACGGCGTGCCCATCGGCGCCGTGCTCGCCCTCGACGATGCGGTCGCCCCCTACGCCGTCGGCAACGACATCGGATGCGGGGTCGCCGCCGTTCCCACGACGGTGGGACGCGCGGCCCTGCTCGCGGTCGATCCTCGGGCGGACCGCTCAGCCCGCGACACCGTGATGCGCTCCATCCAGGGCTCGGTGCCCGCCGGCGCCGCCGCGCACCGTGACCCGGGCCGACACGACGACGTCGAGCACCTGCTCGAGTCGGCGTTCGAGGCGCTCGACGACGCCGCGGCGGCGTCGAAGCTTCGACTGACGAGGTCGGCGGCGTCCGACGCCGGCGGCCGGGACCTGACCCGGTCGGCCTTCTTCGACCGCGGCCGAGCCCAGGCGGGGACCCTCGGGTCGGGCAACCACTTCATCGAGCTGCTCGCCGATCCGGAGGAGCGGGTCTGGATCATGCTGCACTCCGGGTCTCGCGGGATCGGGAGCCTGGTGTGCGCCAACTTCCACCGCATGGCGCGAGCGGCCTGCCTGCAGGCCGGCGTCGCGCTGGCGGATCCCGGCCTGGCGTTCCTCCCCGTCGGGGCAGGAGACGACCGCTGGGCGCGGGTCGGTCACGCCTACGAGCGGGCCCTCGGCGCCGCCCTCCGGTACGCCGAGCGCAATCGGCAACGCATGCTCGAGGTCGTCGCCGCGATCCTCGAGCGCCGGTTTCCTCGGAGCGTGCGCTGGGACGAGGCGATCAACATCCACCACAACGACGCGACTCGGGAGCGCCACTTCGGCCGCGAGGTGTGGGTGCACCGCAAGGGGGCCGTCAAGGCCGCGGCCGGCGACCCGACCATCATCCCCGGCTCGATGGGGACGGGCTCGTACCTGGGACGCGGGCTGGGCAACCCGGACTCGTTCGCGTCGTGCAGCCACGGCGCGGGACGGTCGCTCAGCCGAGGCCAAGCCCGCCGTCAGCTGTCGCTGCGCGACGAGCTCGGCCGGGTCGCCGCGGCCGGCGGCAAGGTCTTCACGGCCTACGAGGAGGGAGTCCTCGACGAGATGCCGAGCGCGTACAAGGACCTCGACGCCGTGATGGCGGCCCAGGCCGACTTGGTGGAGCCGGTGCAGCGCCTCACGCCGCTCGCGACCTACAAGGGCGCCGACCCGCCGCGCCGAGGAGCGGGCCGAACCCGCCGGCGGTGA
- a CDS encoding serine hydrolase domain-containing protein yields MPIERRRRARQAGVGLVLLGCLMGVTGGGASGAGPARPDPFRRVDDAMRRRLRDERGGALVMVHDRTLLHRRTFGSFRTTTRLPIASASKWLTAATLMTLVDDGHVSLDEPVSRVLTDFGGPNASITIRSLLSHTSGLPDADCVGDPLTTLAGCVHVIAQSTPAHPPGHVFHYSSVGYEVAARVIEVATGEPFERAFEDRIGAPVGMVHTRFDELGRGRTPNPDPAASAISTVDDWTRYLDMVLHLGQANGRQVLAPSSVQDIEADQVAGLDTRADAAVQITNIPTYGLGVWRDVPGPMDSTVVASGNGALGFYPWVDRDHTNFGIVAVDDERGPDVAVPASQRIARLAWTLAAALG; encoded by the coding sequence GTGCCGATCGAGCGGAGGCGGCGGGCACGACAGGCCGGCGTCGGCCTCGTGCTCCTCGGGTGCCTGATGGGCGTCACCGGGGGTGGGGCCAGCGGGGCCGGCCCGGCCCGGCCCGATCCCTTCCGCCGCGTCGACGACGCGATGCGGAGACGCCTGCGTGATGAGCGTGGCGGCGCGCTGGTCATGGTGCACGACCGCACGCTCTTGCATCGACGCACCTTCGGCTCGTTCCGCACGACGACTCGTCTCCCGATCGCCTCCGCGAGCAAGTGGCTGACGGCCGCGACCCTGATGACGCTCGTCGACGACGGCCACGTCAGCCTCGACGAGCCGGTGTCCCGAGTCCTGACGGACTTCGGCGGTCCGAACGCTTCGATCACGATCCGCTCGCTGCTGTCCCACACTTCGGGTCTGCCCGACGCCGACTGTGTCGGTGACCCCCTGACGACGCTCGCCGGCTGCGTCCACGTGATCGCCCAGTCGACCCCGGCCCACCCTCCCGGCCACGTGTTCCACTACTCGAGCGTCGGGTACGAGGTGGCGGCCCGCGTGATCGAGGTCGCGACGGGGGAGCCGTTCGAGCGCGCCTTCGAGGACCGGATCGGAGCGCCGGTCGGGATGGTCCACACCCGGTTCGACGAGCTCGGCCGGGGGCGGACCCCCAACCCGGATCCCGCCGCCTCGGCGATCTCGACGGTCGACGACTGGACGCGCTACCTCGACATGGTCCTCCATCTCGGGCAGGCGAACGGCCGTCAGGTGCTCGCGCCCTCGTCGGTCCAAGACATCGAGGCCGACCAGGTGGCGGGCCTGGACACGCGCGCCGACGCCGCGGTCCAGATCACCAACATCCCCACCTACGGACTCGGCGTGTGGCGGGACGTCCCGGGGCCCATGGACAGCACTGTCGTCGCGAGCGGCAACGGCGCCCTCGGCTTCTACCCCTGGGTCGACCGCGACCACACCAACTTCGGGATCGTCGCCGTGGACGACGAGCGGGGCCCCGACGTCGCCGTGCCCGCGTCCCAGCGGATCGCTCGCTTGGCGTGGACGCTGGCGGCCGCCCTCGGCTGA
- a CDS encoding DUF2232 domain-containing protein, which produces MHEPPVSTSPRRRRGGRLRADELAEAVVLADLSLVLCLLGHVLPLATILVAAAVVPMATVAVRHRLRAVIAGAAAASAIGFLIAGAGLVPSIVGCAAVGAVVGASARRSWGLARTVEVGVVVLWPPAAALATGALFVLADLRRLALVQVTNSWRGTSQTLRDLGVVGLARAGDEVVRWATRDWWASVSVALLGATAGSVALAWLIAHPTLRRVRAAVGEPSGDAPPDPAEAGGRPDPVPVELRDVEYRYGARAPAVHGVSLTAPTGAFLALVGPNGAGKSTLARILVGRPPTGGAVARPGPVGLGRRHGSAIVFQRPEAQVLGVRVRDDVVWGVPVDAAVDVEGILDRVGLGDLADRDTSTLSGGELQRLAIGAALARGPRLLVSDESTAMVDPEGRETLVELLRDLTTADGVTVVHVTHRRAECRAADQVLALDAGRLVVGPEPPAAPSRARVTDGAARRHPTTAEPVLSLRGVGHEYARGTPWVVRALRDVDLELGAGEGLLVLGRNGSGKSTLAWILAGLIEPTDGAARLGGRPLQACTGQVALALQHARLQLLRSTVGADVSAASGADPATVAAALEAVGLDPAAFATRRVDELSGGETRRVALAGMLARHPRVLVLDEPFAGLDDAGRESLGALLVRLRASGVTVVVVSHDPDLPDDLVERVLELEHGRVVHLGPRRDQRARR; this is translated from the coding sequence ATGCACGAGCCGCCGGTGAGCACCTCGCCGCGGCGTCGCCGCGGCGGGCGCCTCCGCGCCGACGAGCTCGCCGAGGCGGTGGTGCTCGCCGACCTCTCGCTCGTGCTCTGCCTGCTCGGGCACGTGCTGCCGCTCGCGACGATCCTGGTGGCGGCGGCGGTGGTGCCGATGGCAACCGTCGCCGTCCGGCACCGCCTCCGCGCCGTCATCGCCGGCGCGGCGGCGGCCAGCGCGATCGGCTTCCTGATCGCCGGCGCCGGCCTCGTGCCCTCGATCGTCGGGTGTGCGGCGGTGGGCGCGGTCGTCGGCGCGTCGGCGCGTCGCTCCTGGGGCCTGGCGCGAACGGTGGAGGTCGGCGTCGTCGTGCTCTGGCCGCCGGCGGCCGCGCTCGCCACGGGCGCCCTCTTCGTGCTCGCCGACCTGCGCCGGCTGGCCCTGGTCCAGGTGACGAACTCGTGGCGCGGCACGAGCCAGACCCTGCGCGACCTCGGCGTCGTCGGGCTGGCCCGCGCCGGGGACGAGGTGGTGCGCTGGGCGACGCGCGACTGGTGGGCGAGCGTCTCGGTGGCGCTGCTCGGCGCCACCGCCGGCAGCGTCGCGCTGGCGTGGCTCATCGCCCACCCGACGCTCCGACGCGTGCGCGCCGCCGTCGGCGAGCCGAGCGGCGACGCGCCCCCCGACCCGGCCGAGGCCGGAGGGCGGCCCGACCCCGTCCCGGTCGAGCTGCGCGACGTGGAGTACCGGTACGGCGCCCGCGCGCCCGCGGTGCACGGCGTGTCGCTGACCGCGCCCACGGGGGCCTTTCTCGCCCTGGTGGGGCCGAACGGAGCGGGCAAGTCGACGCTGGCGCGGATCCTGGTCGGGCGTCCGCCGACCGGCGGCGCCGTCGCGCGGCCCGGGCCGGTCGGCCTCGGTCGCCGCCACGGCAGCGCCATCGTGTTCCAGCGTCCCGAGGCGCAGGTGCTCGGGGTCCGCGTGCGCGACGACGTCGTGTGGGGCGTGCCGGTCGACGCCGCCGTCGACGTCGAGGGCATCCTCGACCGGGTCGGGCTGGGGGACCTCGCCGACCGTGACACGTCGACGCTGTCGGGCGGTGAGCTGCAACGGCTGGCGATCGGCGCGGCGCTGGCTCGAGGGCCGCGGCTGCTCGTCTCCGACGAGTCGACCGCGATGGTCGATCCCGAGGGCCGGGAGACGCTCGTCGAGCTGCTCCGCGACCTCACGACGGCCGACGGCGTGACCGTCGTGCACGTGACGCACCGGCGCGCCGAGTGCCGCGCCGCCGACCAGGTGCTGGCGCTCGACGCCGGTCGACTCGTGGTCGGGCCCGAGCCACCGGCGGCGCCGAGCCGCGCACGCGTCACGGACGGAGCCGCGCGCCGTCACCCCACCACGGCCGAGCCGGTCCTGTCGCTGCGCGGCGTCGGTCACGAGTACGCCCGCGGGACGCCGTGGGTCGTTCGTGCCCTCCGGGACGTCGACCTCGAGCTCGGCGCGGGCGAGGGCCTGCTCGTGCTCGGGCGCAACGGCTCGGGCAAGTCCACCCTGGCGTGGATCCTCGCCGGGCTCATCGAGCCCACCGACGGCGCGGCGCGGCTCGGCGGTCGACCCCTCCAAGCGTGCACCGGTCAGGTCGCGCTGGCGCTCCAGCACGCCCGCCTGCAGCTCCTCCGATCCACGGTCGGCGCCGACGTCTCGGCCGCCTCGGGCGCCGATCCCGCGACCGTCGCCGCCGCCCTCGAGGCGGTCGGCCTCGATCCGGCGGCCTTCGCGACCCGCCGGGTCGACGAGCTGAGCGGGGGCGAGACCCGCCGCGTCGCCCTCGCTGGGATGCTCGCGCGCCACCCTCGCGTGCTCGTCCTCGACGAGCCGTTCGCCGGACTCGACGACGCCGGCCGCGAGTCGCTGGGCGCGCTGCTCGTCCGTCTCCGCGCGTCGGGCGTCACGGTGGTGGTCGTGTCGCACGACCCCGACCTGCCCGACGACCTCGTCGAGCGAGTGCTCGAGCTCGAGCACGGGCGGGTGGTCCACCTCGGTCCACGCCGCGACCAGCGGGCCCGGCGATGA
- a CDS encoding PaaI family thioesterase, which translates to MAASLGNLPDNVGGLPGYLGIRHAEVGPGTLRAELDVRDELKTPFGNLHGGVIAALCDHVLGTVCYPVIPRGAWAATTEFKLNYLAPVTAGTLAATAEIASLSSRTAVVRIEVRNDGRLVCAAQGTVLVMPPRPRS; encoded by the coding sequence GTGGCGGCGTCGCTCGGCAACCTCCCGGACAACGTCGGTGGCCTCCCGGGCTACCTCGGGATCCGTCACGCCGAGGTGGGCCCCGGGACCCTGCGGGCCGAGCTCGACGTCCGCGACGAGCTGAAGACGCCGTTCGGCAACCTGCACGGCGGTGTCATCGCCGCGCTCTGCGACCACGTGCTCGGAACCGTCTGCTACCCGGTGATCCCCCGCGGCGCGTGGGCCGCGACCACGGAGTTCAAGCTGAACTACCTGGCGCCGGTCACCGCCGGGACGCTGGCGGCGACGGCGGAGATCGCCTCGCTCTCGAGCCGCACCGCGGTAGTTCGAATCGAGGTGCGGAACGACGGACGGCTGGTGTGCGCGGCGCAGGGCACGGTGCTGGTGATGCCGCCCCGCCCTCGGTCCTGA
- a CDS encoding amidohydrolase family protein, with protein MTTTTSIPAASVRATVGHPIIDADGHFVEIGPILDDELIAALEDFGGAALRDRFRAGRVAPTDTASNLSDRADPAVRREWRAMPSWWGWPTHDARDRATAHLPALLYERLDELGIDFTILYPSMTLAFFEETDEELSSALCRAANRSHARRFAPYRDRCTVGALVPMNTPQQAIAELEYAVGNLGMKSALIAGYARRSVGRDSYRLDMFGLDSPYDYDPFWARCVELGVAPVFHSSLQHHRVTRSISNYVYNHVNGLAAAHESLCKSLFLGGVTRRFPTLRVGFLEGGVAWACALFAGLVGHWEKRNRDAIGGLDPDRLDVDELLRYFAVYGDDTVRARLDRLRDYFGRPAARPAEVDEFAACAIDEPADLRALFEPHFYFGCEADDPLVAWAFRDDVNPLGARLRPVLGSDISHWDVPDMTEPVAEAFGLVERGLLTADEFRQLTFVNPVRLHATRNPSFFGGTVCEESAAALLAAEPG; from the coding sequence ATGACGACGACCACCTCGATCCCAGCCGCGTCGGTGCGGGCGACGGTCGGGCACCCCATCATCGACGCCGACGGCCACTTCGTGGAGATCGGCCCGATCCTCGACGACGAGCTCATCGCCGCGCTCGAGGACTTCGGCGGCGCCGCCCTCCGCGACCGGTTCCGCGCCGGCCGCGTCGCGCCGACCGACACGGCTTCGAACCTCAGCGACCGCGCTGACCCCGCCGTGCGTCGCGAGTGGCGGGCGATGCCCTCCTGGTGGGGCTGGCCCACCCACGACGCCCGGGACCGGGCGACCGCCCACCTCCCCGCGCTGCTGTACGAGCGGCTCGACGAGCTCGGCATCGACTTCACGATCCTGTACCCGTCGATGACCCTCGCCTTCTTCGAAGAGACGGACGAGGAGCTCTCCTCCGCGCTGTGCCGCGCCGCCAACCGGTCTCACGCCCGCCGGTTCGCGCCGTACCGCGACCGCTGCACCGTCGGGGCCCTCGTCCCGATGAACACGCCTCAGCAGGCGATCGCAGAGCTCGAGTACGCGGTCGGGAACCTCGGCATGAAGTCGGCGCTCATCGCCGGCTATGCCCGCCGGTCGGTCGGGCGTGATTCGTACCGGCTCGACATGTTCGGCCTCGACAGCCCGTACGACTACGACCCGTTCTGGGCCCGATGCGTCGAGCTCGGCGTCGCGCCCGTGTTCCACAGCTCCCTCCAGCACCACCGCGTCACCCGGTCGATCTCGAACTACGTGTACAACCACGTCAACGGCCTCGCCGCCGCGCACGAGTCGCTCTGCAAGTCGCTGTTCCTCGGCGGCGTGACCCGACGGTTCCCCACCCTGCGGGTCGGCTTCCTCGAAGGGGGCGTGGCGTGGGCGTGCGCGCTGTTCGCGGGGCTGGTCGGCCACTGGGAGAAGCGGAACCGTGACGCCATCGGCGGGCTCGACCCCGACCGCCTCGACGTCGACGAGCTCCTCCGCTACTTCGCCGTCTACGGCGACGACACCGTCCGGGCGCGCCTCGATCGCCTCCGCGACTACTTCGGTCGTCCGGCGGCCCGCCCCGCCGAGGTCGACGAGTTCGCCGCCTGCGCGATCGACGAGCCCGCCGACCTCCGGGCGCTCTTCGAGCCGCACTTCTACTTCGGGTGCGAGGCCGACGACCCGCTCGTGGCGTGGGCCTTCCGGGACGACGTCAACCCGCTCGGCGCCCGGCTACGCCCGGTCCTGGGATCCGACATCTCCCATTGGGACGTGCCCGACATGACCGAGCCCGTGGCGGAGGCGTTCGGGCTCGTGGAGCGCGGGCTGCTCACCGCCGACGAGTTCCGGCAGCTCACGTTCGTGAACCCGGTGCGTCTCCACGCCACCCGGAACCCCTCGTTCTTCGGCGGGACGGTGTGCGAGGAGTCGGCGGCGGCGCTGCTCGCGGCCGAGCCGGGCTGA